In Mustela nigripes isolate SB6536 unplaced genomic scaffold, MUSNIG.SB6536 HiC_scaffold_148, whole genome shotgun sequence, the following are encoded in one genomic region:
- the LOC132008412 gene encoding olfactory receptor 4A47-like, with the protein MEPRNNVTYFVLLGLTQDPKEQKILFVMFLLFYILTVVGNLLIVVTVTVSKSLDSPMYFFLASLSFMDVIYSSSISPRLISDLLFAENTISFQSCMTQLLTGHFFGGSEVFLLLAMAYDRYVAICKPLHYLVIMRQWVCVVLLVVSWVGGFLHSITQVITIYRLPFCGPNVMDHFLCDMYPLLKLVCTDTYVIGLLVLANGGLICSIVFMLLLISYGVILNSLKHLSPERRWKALQTCGSHITVVVFFFVPCIFMYVRPAKTFAIDKSLSVFYTVITPMLNPLIYTLRNSEMLNAMKKLWGRNFISLSR; encoded by the coding sequence ATGGAACCAAGAAACAATGTAACTTACTTTGTCCTCTTGGGCCTCACCCAGGATCCAAAGGAACAGAAGATCCTTTTTGTTATGTTCTTGCTCTTCTATATTTTGACTGTGGTGGGAAACCTGCTCATTGTGGTGACTGTAACTGTCAGTAAGTCCCTGGACTCACCTATGTACTTTTTTCTTGCTAGCTTATCATTTATGGATGTCATTTATTCATcttccatttctcccagattgaTTTCAGACTTGTTGTTTGCAGAAAATACCATATCCTTCCAATCTTGTATGACTCAGCTATTAACAGGACATTTTTTTGGTGGCTCAGAGGTCTTCCTTCTGCTGGcaatggcctatgaccgctatgtggccatctgcaagcccttGCATTATTTGGTGATCATGAGGCAGTGGGTGTGTGTTGTGCTGCTGGTAGTGTCCTGGGTGGGAGGTTTTTTGCATTCAATAACTCAAGTTATCACTATTTATAGGCTCCCATTTTGTGGCCCCAATGTCATGGATCATTTTTTGTGTGACATGTACCCCTTATTGAAGCTGGTCTGTACTGACACGTATGTCATTGGCCTGTTAGTGTTAGCCAATGGAGGGCTGATCTGCAGTATTGTGTTTATGCTCTTGCTCATATCTTATGGTGTCATCTTGAACTCTCTAAAACACCTTAGTCCAGAAAGGAGGTGGAAAGCCCTCCAGACCTGTGGTTCCCACATCACTGTGGTGGTCTTCTTCTTTGTTCCATGTATTTTCATGTATGTACGACCTGCTAAGACCTTCGCCATTGACAAATCATTGAGTGTGTTTTATACAGTCATAACTCCCATGCTGAACCCATTGATCTACACCCTGAGAAATTCTGAGATGTTAAATGCTATGAAGAAGCTTTGGGGAAGAAATTTTATATCTTTGAGTAGATAA